ttgccttagatattattattactattttttttctctaacttgtttaaaaaaaaattataaatagaagtatccgttgggcccacttagatCCGCTTGGGCCCGGGActggcccacttaacccgggaccgttagttcgtggttccggtcccgggccggttccaacaagaagcccgcgaagttcgggaccgcttaggaccggcTCGCCTAGGACCggaccacttaggaccgggctcgcgaagcccacttaggaccggagccggcccacatgccacccctagcTGAGGTGGACGCCATGTGGCATGCCATCTCACTGTTCCAACTCTATTTTACCCCTCCCTCCACGTTCTCTTCTTCCACCACTATCTTCCCCTTCACCCAAACATcacccaaaaataaatatttaaataaaaagtaaaatttaTTGATTACTAATTTCTGCTGATTTTTAGAGTCATTTGATTTTTCATGTCAACTTATACTAATTTGTGCCAGAAATTCTTCTTATTTTTTAGGACGAATTTAATTTTTCAATATGCATGCGATTCATAATTTTTCACTATGGCGAAGTCGTAGGTACACTGGTACtatgattttattttttatccaTGGTTTGGCTGTGACTAAAGTCAGATATGAAAGGTTTTAACTTTTTACTATTAAGGATTTGAATTCAATTATTATATGTTAGTATATGAAACTTTTTGTAATAGTCGGATATTGTTCTAGTTTAATGGTTCTTAATGTGGTATTCTAATGGATAATTTGCTAATAGCTGATAGATTTCGCCTAATAGAGTAAGAGAACGGTGGCtggtattttttttgttttccttcAATATAATAGACGCCAAAAGTTCAAAATTAATGTGAGATGCGGCAATTTAGAAAGGAGATGTGGCAGCAGTAATGGAACTATGGAAATAAGGTAGTGGTCTTTGTGATttctttttgaattcaaaaagagaaaaagaaaaatgtggCAGTGGTGGTTGGGTGAGGGAGGAAATGGTGGTGGAGGAAGGAGAAGTAGGGGGAGAGGGTAAAATGGGGTTGGTATGGTGATGTGGCATGCCACGTGGCATCCACCTTAGCAAAATATCAGTCCGCGTGGAATGATTGTGGCCATGGTGGAGGGCCTTAACAGAGGAGGGGTATTTTTGCATCAATTTTATAACGTCGGGGGTAAGGGTGGACCAAAAGTATAACGGAGGTTACAAATGAACCTTTTCTCATAGTAGAAGGTTATTTTTGACCCTTTTACCGCTAAAAAATCCAGTGATGTGTTGCTTTTAACGGATCGTTGGTGAGTTTTTAGCCAAAATTATACCCATCTTTGGATAAGTCTAACTTTGTACTGTTAGacttatatatttttttaccGGTTAACCGGACTGGTCAAATTCGGTCAATGAAAATTACTGTTGAACCGGTTAACCAGCCCGGTCCGGTTGAGAAAAATAGTGACCGACCAGTCACCAATTCTGGTCGGTTATCGAGTTTTTAAAATCGGGCTTAACGGGTCCGGGCCAATCCATTTGTCACCTTTAAGATTGTAGAAACAagtatgataattttttttttttaaaatagtcGCTGAACCGGGCTGGGCCGATCCGATTTACTACCGGTCTAGGCCGGTCCGGAATCGGGTCAACCCTGCCCGttaaatatttttaggttcactACATCGATTCTGCAAAATTTGAGTACTCAAAGTTTCTTTACCCAGTTGACTCAGTGATTTCACTGTTAGTTTTTAGGTCTCCCTTTGGATCTTTTGTTAAATGGACTAAACCTGCTCAAGTTTAGCAAACTTAAAGGACAATAAGTGCTCGCGGCAATAGATAAAGGACAAAGTTAGACTTAACCCCAAAGATAAGGGACAATTTTGGCTTAAAAACTCTGGTACATGCAATTTGTGTGAGTCGCATTCAGTTAAGATATGTAGGTCACTGCTTTAAATGCGACTTAGGATTTAGCCAAATTATGGGCCTAGCAAAGAGCTATTTAAGTTTAGATAAAGCCCAATTAAGTACTTGACCCTCAACAATGCAACGGATCTAACAAGTGAAAACTATAGGGATCTTAACACAAATAGCCGGCTAGATTCACTGTTTACTTTTTTCTATccgatatacatagattatatactgATTATATAcaattatttactttttctagccaatATATATAATATTGATTATATACAGTTATAATCAtataatacatgaattatacatccgtcggttatttttagtttaagcattAGATggtggctatttgggttaattcttcaaaacTATAATTGTACATAATACCTAATGTAATCCGACAATTGGGATTTAGGGAGAGTAGTGAATATGCAATCTTACAACATCTGTAGAGTTTGTTATTGATAAAATCTTCGGTTAATCACAACAATATAGGGAGAGAAATAAAGTAGCGAAAAGTCAAAGATGCAATACCACCATTGAGATATTAAAAACAAAAGCAATATCGATGGTGATAAGAATCTAGgaataagaaaatataaaaaaaaagaaaaaaatgcttGACTGCGTATTAACTTTCTTCCCAAATTGTTTATCGACTGATCAAATATATTAAAAGCCCATCCAACAATATGGAGGTCCGAAGCCCCTTCGGACCCTTTCAACTCCTCATTGCTCTCTCTCTTCCATAAATATCTACTCCAATTCCATTCGCGGTAAATATCagaataaagaagaagaaaataagtaAAAAAGGAAATGGACGTCGGTGGCGGGAAAGTCGCCGGCGACGGTGTTTCCTCCGCCGTATCACAATGGACCTTAACCCTATCACAGCGGTATCAACACCTGCTGGATAAATCAACACCTCAAGTCCTGCATCGGTGGATCTTCTTCGCAGTGATCGCTTTGATCTACGTAATACGCGTGTTCATGGTTCAAGGCTTCTACATTATTACGTATGCCTTAGGAATCTACATAATCCAGCTCCTTATTGCTTTCCTTTCACCTCAAGTCGATCCGGAAGTTGAGGGCGGTCCCACACTTCCCACTCGCGGTTCCGATGAGTTTCGTCCTTTCGTTCGTCGCCTTCCTGAGTTTAAATTCTGGTGATATGACGTCATCATctttactcctttatgaataTTCTCAGATTTGATGTGGATATCTATTGCGATCTCATTTTGTAGTGTGATTGTTATCTAGTTTCTGAATTTATACTTTGCATGAATTGAAACTAAATCTGATGTTAATTTTTTGATAAGCAATTGTATCTGATTGTTCATATCGCCTATAGATGAAAAACAAGTCAGATTTATATTTTTAGGATTTCTGGATACTTTTTCTTAAAGGAAGAATTTTGCAATCTATGATTATGTTAGTTGATACTCAGCTGAAGAAATGATCTGCTGATCTGTTTGTTACCTGTTCAGGCCTTTATGTGATGATTTAGGATCTGATAAAAAATAGCAGAATAGGAGTGGAAAGAAGGAAAGCTACTTTTCTCAAACTATTTTGTAATAGGACCTTAGCCAAGCTTAAAACTTCGTGTTTGGAGGAATTAGTTTTTTGAGACCAAACACTACAAAAAGGGGTATCAAGTTAGCATCTTTTTACTTGTTTTGCCGTCGGATTTTTGTATTTAAGTGGTCAGCTTCTCATTGGTGCCTTTGAACTTCTCATTTCTGCTCTACCTACACGGATTAAGTAACGTGCAGAGTCTAAGATAGATAACCTGGTAGTTATTTCTTAAATTCTTATTGGAACAAGTTGCTGGAAGAGTTTTTCAAGTTCAAAAGTGTGAAAATTTGATGCTTCCTTACTGCCCCCCAGAACGCTTTGCTTAGCCCCATTTTTGGATCTGATATTCATATAGGTGGCAGGATAATAGTATCACAATTATCGATTTTGTACTGCCTAAATAACTTTGATAGATAGAAACACTATGTACTGGTTGCACAAAGCTTGAAGCTTAAGTAATATACACAGGATTTCGTTTAAGTCTGtttattgaatttgttataaAAAAATGTCACGTTGGTTTTAACTTATACTAAATGTATAGTAAATTTCCACTGGGCTCACTCTTACAATTTGGTTAGATGCAAACAATTGTCCTTGACCACATGGAGTACATTTGTTTTCATTTTCATCTGTAGTACTCGTTGCCCAACataatagttaaaaaaaaaaagaacgtgTATTGCCTACAATGTCTTTATTTTCAGGATGTTATTTCTCACTTATCTCAAACAAAAAATGAAGCTATTTTCTCAATTTGAATAGCTAGAATGAGCTTTCTTTGCGTGCAATGTGCCTCTCTACTGCAGTTGAATTTAAGTCCTATCGCTTGGATTAATGCTTATTAGCATGAGGTGATTTAATTGGATTGTTCTTTGGTTATATGTGATAGCTTGGGTGGTTTTATTTGGAGCTCTTTGGTTAGTGAGACAAGATATCTTAATCTGTTAAGAATTAGATATTCAAGAAGTATGTCCTGATCTTGAATTATATTGGTTATAAGCAAGAAATTTTATCCTGACCATCCGTTACTTCTATTAGGTTTTCTAGGTATTTTACATGTTTATGGTACCATCTCGATGATATTTTTCGGTGAAATGCAGGAATCATGATCCTTGACCTTTATTTCATGATTCCTGGCCAACATCATTCTGTCATGGGTTTCTATGAGTTAGATTAATGTCCTACTCCAAACTTTGTCCAGATTTTCAGAAAATCCATCTCATgcttttttcaaaattatttatCACGTCTAGTCAGAAGCTGATCACCAAGTTTACTTGGTTCCTCAGTAGTTCTTTATCACCTAGTAATGATTCCTAATCTCGGAGGTTATGCAGGATGTTTTCTAATTGCGTTAATAGTTGAGATAAATATGAATTTAGGACTTTGAGCTTGTGATATGCTTTAGCCATAGCAAGAGGAGAGCAGAGTCCATTTCTTCTACCCTTTCTCCTTTATACTCCCCATAGTTCTTTGAATTTTATTGCAGAAGATCTTGAGCTGCTTTTGTATTGTAATACGGATTCAGGATTCACACGCTTGTTGATCAATTAATCGTGAAATAGAACTTCATTGAGCACTTCATTTATTCATCTATACTTCTTCAGTTAGTTGCAGGCTTCATCCAATTTCTTTTGGCAATATTAGCTTCATGAATAAGTAGTTTGGCATGAATTTGATTTATCTTGTACTTCTCCTTGGCAGGTACTCACTAACAAAAGCTGTCTGCATTGCTTTTGTATTGACATTCTTCAGTGCCTTTGACGTGCCTGTATTTTGGCCAATTTTATTATTCTATTGGTTGGTGCTGTTCATTTCAACAATGAAGAGGCAGATAATGCACATGGTCAAATATAAATATGTTCCCTTCACATTTGGCAAGCAGGTACATTTCCCAATTTCATATCTAATTATTTTGGTAGTCTTTTTACATGTTCCCTAAGTTGCCCGGACTCTTCATTTTCGGTGCCGCACCCCGTGTTGACACGGTATGGGTGTGGGTGCGGGATACGTACCGGATATGGTCAACCGATTTTGGGTATTTTGACCAAAATAGGTGGAGAAATTCGGGACAAATACAATGATTTCTTAAATCAAAACAAAAGATAgggtgaaattgaagaaaatggaaTACCTTGTATATAGGAATTTCTCTATCAGACCTTTTCCTTTTTATCTCCTTCCTTTTTATCTCCTTCCTGTATTCTTGatcaatattttctccttctcggAATGCATTGTAAGTTTTCCACATAGTGTCTCATAATGTAGACCTagttttataactctatttttagatatttaaattaattttagcCGAATCCCCGTACCCGTATCTGTACCTGGATCCGTACCCTtgaatcttaaaatttagataGATCTGACATCTAGATCTGCACCCGTATCGGACACACGCACCCGAGTCCGAGCCATTTAACATGTTCCAGGCTGCATTGTCTCTATACTTTTCCTTCAATATGTTGAAAATGATTGGAAAATGTTTCCTTTCTACAGCGTTATGGGAAGAAGAAGCCATCAACTGATGAGGCCGGTGCTTCCAGACCTTGAGGTTCAAAGCAGATTGAACATTTCATGATGGGGAATCAATTTGTTGTAGGCTACAAATTTGCCGGGATGGCTTTATTTTTCATAGAATAGGTTTCTGAGTATGAGCAATTTATTATATGAATATAAATGAATTCTTAGATTCTAAACTTAGCTCCCCAAGAAGCTGCCATGTATCTTATTCTTTCATCGATAGGTAAGCTAGCCCCTGTATGTCATTATTCATTTTCTGAGCTCAGTCTACAACCACTCTTATTTAACTCTAGCTTAGTAGATGCCAAGAGGTTGCATATCCCTGTGGTGGAGTTCTTGTAATAATTGTTTGGTTAGAAAATATTCAAATCTTTCTATATCTGCATGttcacttttttaaaaaaaaatcaattactgCTGCATATTTATGTTTGCCAATAAATCGTCATGCACACTAGAGCAGTGAAGGCTTCTCTTTCGAAGGGTGGAATTTGCATCTACTGCCTTGCATATCCCATTTCTAGTTTTGATACACCATTTGTAGAGATATTTGCCTGATAACTATTAAGCTGCTGGTAACTGTACGATGGAGGTAATGCGAAGATTGTCACGCAGTGTACATCCATCTGATCATTGAGGTATCCTGCTGTTGTAACTTTCTGTGTCGGTGTAATGACAGTGAAATCTACCACTTCATGATGCAGCAAAATTATTGGATTTTACTGTAGAGATGAGAATGAATTTTATGTGCACGAATAGTGGCCATCATTTGAGTCTTCTATCCTGAAAGATAAGGGAAAACAGGGCAAGTATTATGGGAGGGATTTGGAGTCTCACAAATTCGTGTCTTTTTAGATGCTGAATAGTCCCTTTTGCTATCCAATTTGTTGTTTTTCTAGTCTTTCGACCTGCCTTCCCTGTAATGCGCTGTTGTCACATTGGGGGCTCAGTTGTGTTGTTGCCCTACCATTTATATACTTGGGGGTTGTTGGATTAACTGCACCTCTATTATTGAACAATTCGTGTTACACTTACCTTTACTCAAGTTCCTCAAACTCCCCCACACCAAATTGAGCAACTTAACTACAGATAAATATCTGATTGAAACTTGAGATAGTTTGGTTATGCAGGAGTTGCAAATCCGACCGGCTCATATTTGACTTTGATATGTATGATTGGAGTGTAAAATTGACTTATGCGTGTGGTAGTCTTGCCAGGCAGTACTTTAACATTATTGCAAAAGGGTGTTTAAAGAAGTGTGGTGTCGCTGCAAATGGAGAGTAGAGAGCTTAGTGTGTACAAAGATGCATACAATAAATGGTTGCATTTAGAAGGGAAAAGAGGTCACTTTCAACCTAGATCATTATGGATGCAGTGCCACTCACTTCAAAGGATTGGTAGAGGACCACCATTTATTGGTCTCGTGCGATTGGCCAGACTCTATCCAAGTACAAATCTTGGGAATCTTTTGCCCCTCTCTTTGGGGATTACCATTTTGTCCAAAGGTTTTGCTGATTATTAATCAGTAAAGAGACTTCTTTTGTGATCATATGTTTACTCATTTGTCTCTGCAGTCTTCTGCAACTTAAACAGCACTGAACAAAAAATGTACTTGTTCTTTTGAATGGCAATATGTAGGGTTTGACTTAACTGCTTATGGGATTTAAATGTTAGGTCATAGAAGTAGAGACAAAGGTTTCAAGTCTATATGGGTAAGTGAGTATGTTTTGCTAAGTTGCTTTGGAGATCAACTTTACAGGACCACTACAACCACAGACAACCAAGTATCTTGATGTTATAAGTTATAACCCAGTGacttttaattcttttttttttggaggTTAACTAAGTCCTTAAGGTCAAGTTATTTTAGGCTATGGCAACTTTAGGTAATTCTTGGTCATTTTCTATATTACTTGCTTATCTCTTGACTTGATTATATAAGCAAAGGAGAAAaagtaatatagctatcacaaaCTAGAAAAATGTGAATAAAGTGAACATAAAGTTGTGGTCTTTAAGGGAACATAAAGTTGGTTAAGGATTCATAAGTATGAGCTAACTGCTAAAAAGAGTTTAGTTCTACTTCAGAGTCCTCAGGGATAACACACGCATGCTATGCCCTACATGCTGGGCTAGGGCCACGCAAGTTCTGCATGCTAATACACAACTGGTTGCTTAATTATCCGAAAATCTAACTTTAACATCTTTCTTTGTACGTCTAGACCAACTCGCGTGCACCTCAAAAATAACTTTAACATCCTCATTTAACCTTCAATCAAAATGAAGGACGCCATTTTCAGCTGTTAGATCGATCACAAAAAATAACAGAATATCAGTCCTTGCATCCACGGGAGCCTATCTTATTCTCTGGTACCAAACTCGTTTACTTTTTACTGAAATCATTCATGTCAAAGTCTACTGATCTCAAAATCTATCcccttaaccccccccccccccccccccccacaaaataTATATAAGAAAACAATGGTAAGAAATGTCTCATGAGTTTCCTTCACATACCTCTCACAATCATTTAAAGGCAATAATGTTCATCTTTCTCTCTTTTCAGTTTTATTGTGatttgaactaacacttgcagctTACGTTCTTTTCTTTCTCTGCCTTATTACCCTGCCATTATCTTGGAAAAATGGAAGGGGGACTTCCCATGCTAAACTGTCTGTTACAGCAAACACTAAGAAGTCTCTGTACTTGCTCTGACTCTTCTTCTAATGCTTCTAATAAGTGGGTCTATGCTGTCTTCTGGAAGATTCTCCCCAGAAATTATCCTCCACCTAAGTAAGCACAGTAATAATGAAAACCTGGAAATTAATTAATGAACATTGCTATTTATCTAGgaagaatatattatattattattattttctttgttgCAGATGGGATCATGGAGGAGGCTTGATTGATCGCGCTAAAGGAAACAAGAGAAACTGGTAATGATATAGTACTAGGAGTATTTGTTTTGTGGTTTTTGTGGACTATTTATTGGCATTTCATTTCAGGATTCTTGTTTGGGAAGATGGTTTCTGTGACTTTTATGAATGCGAACGATCCAAAAGGGAATTTGTAAGGATAAAATTTGGTGCTGACATTTTCTTCAAAATGGCTCATGAGGTTTATAATTTTGGTGAAGGGTGAGATATTGTTTTCCTCCTTTTCGCTTTATAACAAGAATAAAACGTCCTCTTAGCAAAGTATTAGACCTTTTTGTTTGTTTTGCAGAGTGGTGGGCAAAGTTGCAGCAGATAATAGTCATAAATGGGTGTTTAAAGATGCcccaaatgaaaaagattcaagcTTTATTTGCTCATGGAATCTATCCATTGAACCTGTAAGCACCACTAGACCTTAAACTTAAAAAAACTATGGATTCAAAGTATAATATTTGTTTCAACTTTAGTATTTTTCACATATTTATCTATGTTCCGTATTAAAAATAGTGTTCAGTTGAACCCATTGTACAAAGGCTGCATCGGCCTATGTTTCATACCCCCTGCCTTTTCGATCTTTCTGATTTCTGTATTTGGCTTTTTTGGAAGCAACCAAGAGCCTGGGAAGTTCAGTTCAATTCAGGCATTCAGGTAATGAATCCAGTCAATGACAAAATATACTAACTGTTTCATCATTACAGTCATTTCAAATATCTTAATTTAGGAAGTTTTTGTTTTTTTGGCAGACTATCGCGATTATATCTGTTAGGGAAGGAATCATTCAGCTTGGCTCCTTTAATAAGGTTTATCTCTTTAGTATGTTGCTCGGACTTTTCGAAAATATCGCCGCGTGCGCGTCGGATCCTCCAAAGGTAGTGCAATTTCGGAGGATCAGACACGGGTGTGACACGATTTTAGAGAGTCCGTGCAACATAAtctctttatttttcctttttggaggtattcatatgtttcattcACAACTGATTCCACTTATATATACAGGTTGTTGAAGATCTTAATTTAGTAGTAAGCATTCAGAGGAAATTCAGCTACCTCCAAAGTATACCGGGCATTTATGCAATTCAAAGACCATATTTGCCAATTCAACATCCATACACTTACAAGCCAAAAGATACCACTTTAGTTAACGCGACGGATCATCAAATGGATGATAAAAACCAGTTAATTGGCCCGAAAAGACTTCAGGGTGAACGATTACAAGAGTTTCCAGTTAAGGCCATAAACATAGGTTATAATAGCCCACAAGGCATGGCTAGTCTACCTTTATGGTCAATTCCTTCTCTTTTGCCTTCAATGCCTAGTAACGTTGGCGCTTTTCTTTCTAAAGCGCCATCTAGTTATGCCAATGCAGTACATGACAGTATTTTTCATGACGGAGTTATGAGGATGACCGATACAAGCCAGAACATCAAGGTTGATGGATTGGATCATTTAAAGTTTGAGGCAGCCGAGGAAGATGACAAATTTTCCTTAGACCATACAATGAGTCAGTGATTAATGAGAATGAGAAGAAATTGCGGCTTCCTGTTATATCTGCAGTTAAGTTGGCTCCAGTTTATTATATCTGCATAGTGTCTTAAGTACATAAGAGGCATTGTATTAAGTAATAGGGACCTGTTGCTGGTTGTTAGCTTAACTTGTTGGTGAAGTTCTGAATACTTGATTGTATGATAATGACATAGTAATCTTTAGCAATTTGTTCTCTTCATATTATTTATTGGATATACATTTTCTGAAAAACATGTACATAATGTTAGGATTTACTTGTATGTTGACCATAGATTTAGACTTGGATCTTAGTTGTTGTGGACTTGGTAGTTTGATCTACTTTGCCTGTAGCTAAAGGAGGTAGAATAGCAACACAACCGAAGATTGTAATATCAATTGAGCCAAACAACTAGAGTAAATGAATCGACCCaaacaaaacaacaacaaacccagtataatcccaccagtggggtctggggaggatagtatGTACgcggaccttacccctaccttgaaggtagagaggttatttccggtAGAACCCCGTCTCAAGGAAAATCAACCCAaacataaaatgcaaaaaatctaGTAAACCACAAAGTAAAGTTTTTCTTACTCTTAACTAACCAAAATTATGCCAGAATTGGTGGAACTAACTAACTGTGACTGCAAGAGTTTAGCATAGAAGGAAAATGTCAATGCATTCTCACTGAATGTGATGATTTTAAGAAGGAAAAAAATGGATATGGTCCAGTAACTCTTTTTACGTAAGACTAAGAGTCATTCTGGACCAGTTTCTCAGGTTCTAAAGTAATGTAGGGGAGGAAATTATTGTCCTTTGACAGAGTTCCCTAATAAAGGAGTTGGCAACTAGTGTCCTATTCATGAATTTAGTACATATCACATCACTGGTTAGATCAGCTCGATGTTGATCTCTTGCCTACTTGTTTCCCACTTTTCTAATTGCAAACAAAGTTGTACCAATATTAAGAAAAATAGGAGCAGCATTGGACCAATGTATTCACTAATTCCTTAACACCACCTAACTTTTCTTTTTTGGATTTTAAACTTTATATACAATGACAGTGTAAAGAATTTTTACACTTTTGGTATAGTTTAACATGTGATAGCGCTACTTTTAGCAGGTTGCTATTTAATAAGTAATATTTATAGTTGATATTTGCCTGTAATTAAGCTACTAATGCTTTCATTAGGATAGATTGTTAACATTACACCTTTAAAGGTGTAACTCTTCCCCGGACCCTATATAAATGCGGCTTTTTTTATTTGTCTCCAACCTCTAACTAAAACAGCAAAAGGCAGAG
This region of Nicotiana tomentosiformis chromosome 4, ASM39032v3, whole genome shotgun sequence genomic DNA includes:
- the LOC104094060 gene encoding protein RER1A-like, with product MDVGGGKVAGDGVSSAVSQWTLTLSQRYQHLLDKSTPQVLHRWIFFAVIALIYVIRVFMVQGFYIITYALGIYIIQLLIAFLSPQVDPEVEGGPTLPTRGSDEFRPFVRRLPEFKFWYSLTKAVCIAFVLTFFSAFDVPVFWPILLFYWLVLFISTMKRQIMHMVKYKYVPFTFGKQRYGKKKPSTDEAGASRP
- the LOC104094059 gene encoding protein RICE SALT SENSITIVE 3-like, with the translated sequence MEGGLPMLNCLLQQTLRSLCTCSDSSSNASNKWVYAVFWKILPRNYPPPKWDHGGGLIDRAKGNKRNWILVWEDGFCDFYECERSKREFVRIKFGADIFFKMAHEVYNFGEGVVGKVAADNSHKWVFKDAPNEKDSSFICSWNLSIEPQPRAWEVQFNSGIQTIAIISVREGIIQLGSFNKVVEDLNLVVSIQRKFSYLQSIPGIYAIQRPYLPIQHPYTYKPKDTTLVNATDHQMDDKNQLIGPKRLQGERLQEFPVKAINIGYNSPQGMASLPLWSIPSLLPSMPSNVGAFLSKAPSSYANAVHDSIFHDGVMRMTDTSQNIKVDGLDHLKFEAAEEDDKFSLDHTMSQ